The Juglans regia cultivar Chandler chromosome 11, Walnut 2.0, whole genome shotgun sequence genome contains the following window.
TTTACTGAGgaaaatgtttaatatttaagatAGATCAGATTGAGATTTCAAGCGTGTACACACAGCCTCACTTCTGACCTCTACTTTTAACATTCATAATTTCAACGAGTTTGCAATTTTTTctgaataatgaaaaattatacttatcgCCAGAAAAAGATACTTCTATTGGTCTCAAGTCACCTCTCCCCTCGAAAAGGGCAGGAGAACAGATTTAAGGCAAGAAAATAAACAGGATATACTTGggcaaaaatttaaaaactatatcaTTTGAACAACGAAAAGATTTAGGTACAGAACCATATGGGATTCAGGAAGATCCTGAAACTAATCCCTTCTTCTCTCTATCTACTCTACTTCTACGCgaactttcaaaaaataaaaagcagcTGTTCTATCATGGACAAACTACCCGCGCTTTCCCctactactcatcatcctcttcttcctcctacatatacaaacaaacaaactccGTTTAAAAAGATCgaataatttaagaattttatCGATCGAAATTCAAAATGAACATACCTCGCCGCTTTCgtcctcttcttcctcatcgTTCACTTCGGACTTGGACTTGTCGGACTCTTCCTCATCCGCTCCGTTTCCTCCCGCCTATCGCAACCAAAAccaaatcaatttttcaaaacctcTCATAAGATTACCAAAACAACGATTAGTTTTATTTGACACGAGCTAACAAAACTACGTACCAGTTTCTTATTGTAAGCCTGCATGTTCTTGTTGTACTCCGCTTTCCTCTTCTCTGCCTTGGCTACAAAGGGAGCTTTCTCCTAAAAATTTCGACATATGCCGTCAAGCAATGCATTTAGTGcttaatctcaatttttattaattatttcaagtcAGTCATTAAAATACTTACGGATTCAGACAACGATTTCCATTTTTCTCCTCCCGCCTTACCGACCTAGTGATcgttcatataaaaataaataaatatatatatccaataatTATAATCGAATTCCGCGGACAAAAGAACCACAAACGAATAGATCTGAGTTGCTGAGGTTAGTTTTACCGCGGAAACGGCCTTGTTGTTGGGATGCTCTTTCGCGTATACCTTCCGAAACTCCTCCctttatttatgttttcattacaaacataagaaaattatttttctccCAGAAATAAGGAATCCGGAAaatacagaaaagaaaaatcgaaaaacGAGAAAACTGCGGATCTGTGAATATAGGGTATAAGATTTAGAATTCATACATGAAAACGAAGAAGGCACTCGCAGGCCTCTTCGGCTTGTTTGGATCCTTTGCAGCTTTCTTCGATTGTCTCTTGCCAACTCCAGCATCTTTACTCTTCAGCCTAACAAAAAATCCCAAaggaaaaatgtgaaaatagttaatattatttttaaaaaataaataaatttagctAATGTACGAGAAAAATGAGACCTGAATCGCAATATTCAAGACAAATCTTGACAATACACGGTCCAAAATTATTCACGGAGAAGAAAACTCACCTGCTGTCCGTTTTTCTGGTGTCAGCCTTAGACTTGCCACCTTTCATGGCGATTTCTGCACGAAAACGACGAAAAATGTCAGAAACCGGTGGGGATCCGTTGGAAAACGATGTGACACGGTCCGAGTCGGTGGCTTACCTTAGGGAAGGGTTTTCGAAGAAGAAGATAGGCAAGGAGGCGCAGAAAGAATAAGAGAGAGATACGCTTTTGCTTCGTTGGTGAAGTGCGTGCGTGAGAGAGGGATAAAGAAGGGAAAGGGCAGGGTGCTTGGGAAGAGGACGTGCCcccgaaaaaataaaaaagacaactAAAATTAAAACTGAATCGCGAAGGAATTGAAGTCCGGGTTTGGGCgggatttcaaaaaatctttaGCCACGTCAACTATCCGTGTGATCTTCAACTATTGGCTGTCCACAAGTCTCTTGAATCTTGCTTACATTCACATTGTGTTTCCTTTTGTGTTTCTTCCTCAAATTCGCTGGCTCAGCATCGACGGAGTGAACACGTGGACTTCTTAGATCGGTATTGCTGTTGAGGGCCTTTGATTCCTGAGGTTTATTCTCTTTTCGACACGTGTACTGACGTTGGCCGGAATGACGAAGatagcctctttttttttttttttttttttttacgtgaaAGATTCCTGAGCCTTCAATCGAGGTAGTTGGGACTCTTCAAAGGGCagtaacaataataataataaggaaaatgTTAGATGCCCCGCTAGGGCTCCCGCCGGCctctagtgtttttttatacgtattttttttagtttttttttttatatagatatttttaataattttaaatattttaaaaaaatcaaataaaaattacaatattattaaaaaatatttttttaatcatgaagtataattttttattctacttcgtgattaataaattattttttaataatttttttttactttctaattaaaaaaatattttttaataatattttaaatttattttattttttaaaaatatttaaaaatataaaaaaaatctatataaaaaataaattaaaaaaatacacataaaaaattatgcgCTAAGCCCAGCAGGGCTGTAGCATGACCCTAGTAATAATACGAATCGAGTCATTAATGTTTCATATGTTGTAAATAATTGCGTTTAAAtatgtagaatttttttttttcataaccaTAAAATATGTTATGGGTAGAAACTTTACGAGAAGtggtttagattcagagataagttgggatggattgagatggtttgtgaatagtagaataaaagttaaattatttattatattttgtgtgaaaatttgataaagttgttttgaaatttgaaaaagttgaattgtttattatattttgtgtaaaaatttgagaaagttataatgataagatgaaatgagatgaattgaagtgGATTGAGATGTGTTACGAATACAAACAAAACCTAAATTTGTGGTAGGAGGAATTTTACAATGCAATATAGGGTTGTGCCCCACCCCGCTTCCACTCCTCTCCCGCATGGCGGGACTGGCAACTCAAGTTATCACcattcttaaaattataacggtgaaatataactttttttcttaaatgaatGGGATAATGAGATCATATTGATGGTCAgatattaataaagaaaaatgttataaattagTTATTATTCACTTTCATATTTAATActtacaatcttttttttataggatatgagagtatttttttataagatatgagtATGGAGTAGCgaatagtgactgataaaaataattttttattaataaaatatgcacGTCTTTatccttttaaaataaaaagttgtttctttttccaTAACTTAAATTTTGTGATTAACTTTTGAATGCAatattcttccttttttttcttttcaatgttaTTGAAGCTTAAAAATGACTTCTAAACAAATTGATCTGTAGGTTTGATTGGTTTTACCTTTTATTGTTTAGATGTGAAATAATGAGATGTATTTCGTTTGAACACAAACAACCTCCGTCGGTTCCAAGAATAATatccttttttaattttcccaaGTCTTCGCAAGTTGTTATAACGATGGTAATCTATCGgagagaaatattataaaaaagctttatactatatatttcttaattaatacGCGGTttatcaatttttctattttatttaaacgcATATATATTTAAGCTGCTAAGCATTAAGATAGAagagtaaaaatgaaaaattatatattgattaagCTATAGTTTGAATGATGATAtggaataattttagataaattttaaaattttaataaaatattattattatttattttttaatattattattatataaaaaattaataaaattataattacaagagtatgataaaaatatgtCCAAACGGGCATATATTATCTCTGTATtaagagtttgtttgtttttagaaatgagattaaaattaaaatgttgaataaattattattaaaatatatattttaatattatttttattttaaaatttaaaaaggttgaattgttttttttattttatattaaaaattaaaaaaattataataataagataaaataaaagagatatatTTAAGGCTTAAAGTCTTGCGCGTGAAAGTGGAAACGACAGGTGAGAGATCATATTCTACGCAGAATATAATGTTGCAATGAAATACCGTTGActcccaataaaaaaataataataataacgcgtctaaaaaattcaacaaaacgcgtctcttttattttccatcTCCCTTCGTAGATTGTAGGCGAAAAAGGAACAGATGTTTAATTGGCCACATTCACCTGCAGAGTGCAGATCAGAGGATTTAGATAGATCgatcatttttcatgaatatGCAGGAAAAGAGAAAAGTCGTTTTAAGAACGGAAACCATGTTATTAGAGAAGCTGGTAATCTCTTGGCGGAAAAAGGAGAGTCGACATGAGAGACAAGCAGAAAGGGAGAGACTGTTTCTAGACAACGGAAGCAAGGTCTTGGAGAAGCTGGTTGCCACTTGTAATGGCAAGCATACTCCAATCCGTAGCTTCTCCTACGAAGAACTCAGGTTAGAAACCGATAACTTTGACTATCATCGTGTTCTTCATGATCATCGTATGGAATATCCTACATGGTACAAGGGTTCTCTCAACAACCGAACATGTTCCATTAAGTACGAAAATCGTGGGATCGAGACAGTCGTCAACGATATCGCAATTTCTGCAAAAGTAAGCGCTCACAAAAATGTTTTAAAGCTAGTAGGGTGTTGTCTCGAGACTCAACCGCCCACTTTAGTATATGAATCTGCCGATGGGATCCTTGCCGATCGTATCTATGTTATCAAAGACGATGGAACTCGGAAAGAATGTCAGCCCATTGCATGGCAGAGCAGGTTGAAGATTGCAAGGGAGATTGCTCATGCTGTTGCATATCTCCACAACGCCTTCTCCAGACCCATCATTCATAGGGATATAAACTTGGAAAATATCTTGTTAAACCAACACGATGTTCCCAAACTGACTGGATTCTGGGTCTCCATTTCGATCCCCGAGGGTGAAACTTATGTAGAAGATAGTCTGTGTGGGACTGCCGGGTACATATGCCCAAGCTATTATGCTACCGGCAGGGTAACAGAGAAAACAGATGTCTATAGTTTTGGAATGCTGCTGTTGGAGATTTTAACATCGCAATATCCTCTTGATTGTCGAGCAACGTCTGCTGATGATGAAGGAGATCCGAGCTTCGTAAATTACTTAAGAACTCGTGCAATAAGTGAAATTGTGGATCCGGCATTAATGGTGGATGGATCAGAAAGTGGAGTAATAGGTAGGGAGGAACAATTGCAAAGTGTACTGCAGCTTGCCCTCACATGCATAGATGAGGATCCAGAGATTAGGCCGACCATGATTGATGTTACAGAAGAACTACGGCGGATTGAGAGGTTCGTTTCATAATTATCTCCGATCTCACGTATATACTTTTACATGATCCAAATCCTTTTATGAACACGGCCAATTCTGTTCTGAACGAGGCAATTTGCTGCTGATCTCTTTGCTCACGTGCAATGAAAATAGTAACTTTAATATGTTGTTAGCTAGCTAGAAACAATAAGATTTAGTACGCTAGCTGCTCGTGATGAGTGCATGTACTCATGAAATGTTGATCAATTATAATTACTTTAAATTTCATGTCACAGCAAATAAACCAAAAAGTTGTATGTTGTATGGAtgtgttttaaaacaaaattgctATCTAGTTATTCTCGTCATATATATGATAAGAGAACAAATGCCATTATATAGACCAAAGACCCGAACAAGCTAGCTAGGAATACgatgatatatatatggatgttcTAACAAATTAAGAAACGAAATAGTACCAACTTAATTAAGAATTAAACAAATCAACATGTACTGaaaggagattttttttttaaaaaaaaaaaatcagggtCACAAGTCCACGAGTGATCCCtcttcatatttattaaaaaatcctcACTTATGACAGAGAAATACCTTAACAAAACGACTCAACCCACTCAAGAACTACCAACATATGTCAACAAAACCTTACAACCAAAAACACGCCGGAAATTAAAACCGACGTCGAAAATTAGCCATACCCATTGAATCTAACCTGTACAAACCTCGCACCTCACATGGTAAATACACTACCTCTAACAAGAGTAACTCCTACCCTAAATCCCCAGCTTTAGCTAATTCATCAGCCActttatttccttctctaaaAATATGAGTGATAGaaaaatcaaatccaaccaacaaatttaacaaatgtttccaaaaatcccaaagataccataTTGTACAAGCTTTACCCCTCAACCAGGACACCACAATTAAAGAATCACATTCAatatctatgaaaaaaaaaaaaaaaccaattgcCAGcatatttttattccttcaataACTGTTCGAAGCTCCGCTTCATTATTAgtacaagaataaaaaaatattgaaaaaacaaatactaaCCTCCCTTCATGATTCCGAATAACCCCACCTCCCCCACCAGAACCCGAATTCCCAAAAGAACTCCCAACTAGATTCAGTTTCAATCTTCCAGATTAAGGCTTCAACCATTTAACAATGTCAACTCTAGGAGGTCGAGCTTGTACCAATTGAATCTCCAACCttgacaatatttttaaatcctGCGTAGACATCTTTTTCACTCTGGCTTCCGAAAAAAGGATCTTTACCCACATTAAAACCGAGCACCATACCTGCTAAACAGATTCATATTTTCCTTCTATGCGTGCAATAACATCGCCTTTTCCACAGTCTCCATGTAATCACAACAGGAAGTAAACCCAACAAAATAGCAGCCTGGGAATTTCTAGATGACCTAGAAAACCACAATTGTACTCTGTCCCTCCAAGATTGTTGCACCAAGGAAGGGACACCAACCTTAGCCGTAACTTTTTTCCAGATTTCCTCTGCAAATTCACCTTTTCCAAGCACATGTTCCAGATCTTCCTCATTTCCTCCCACACAACAATTACATCTTGAAACAATAGGTATGCCCAGCCGACGTACTCTCTCATCCACACTTAAACAACTAAATGCTGCTTTCCACATCACAATAGACATTTTTCTTGGGATAAGACTATGCCAAATCATTGCCCATTCAAAAGTTTGCATCTTAATTCTTAGAACCTGCCATGCCAATTTTGTAGAAAACGTCCCCTGTTTATCTGAAAGCCAAATCAAAACATCCTTCTCATCTCTTAACTCTCCAACCATTCACATAACCTCACCTTCTTTTTGTGTTCCCACCAGCATCTCAAGTCTCTTGGCATCCCACCTATTATTTACAACCAATTCCCTAATAGTAATACTCGGCTCCTCCACCATTTCCGTTGCATTACATAGCGGCCCATGCTCTAGAAAATTATCAAACCACAAAGAAATGTTTCTAGCACTAACCTTCCACTTAGAATTTTGCAAAATAATAGGCATTCCCTCCACTATTTTCCTCCAAAATCTCGAGCCCTTATTATCAACCAGAGACAAAGAAACATGTCCCATTTTAATGTATTTAGCCTTAAAAAATTTTGACGAAAGAGACTCTTTAGTCAACAAATTCCAACCAAATTTCAAAAACAAAGATTTTTGTACCTCTTCAAGCTTTCTCACCCCTATTCCCCCTTCCTCCACTGGTAAACATACCTTGTCCCAAGCTCTCtaatgttttttactttttccatCTTGCTCCCCCCAGaaaaattttgcaaataatCCTTTCAACTTTGTAAAAACTGCTTTAGACACCtgcaaaatcaataataaatggAGTGGTAAACTCGTAAGAACATGCcgaaataaaatcaatcttccTCTTTAGGACAAAAGTCTACTCCTCCAACCcgataatttattttctgctcTCTCCAATAGAGGCATGAAAGGCCTAATTTTTGATCGACCCTCCACTATTGGCGCTCCCAAATATGTAAAAGGAAACCCACCCTCAGAGAAACCAGTTTCCCTCAGTATCTCCCTGGTCCTGCTGCTCGTCAAAAGCTTGGatacaaaaataacatatttctCATAATTCACTCTCTGTCCTGACCAGCCTTCATAGTCTTTCAATACACCCATCAAACATCTAACCGATTGCTTGCTTCCATTCACGAAAACCACCACATCATCCGCATACAAAAGATGATTAATTCTTGGGGCATTAACAGGATGAGAAAAAGGCTAAATACCTCCCTCTACCAACCTTTTTTAAGTAGCCTTGAAAATACTTCTTCCATAAGAATAAAAGATATGGTGATAGCGGGTCACCTTGTCGGAGCCCTTAACTTGAAAAAACCACGAAAAGTATCATTCATCATAATTGAAAATCACACTGTAGAGATACAGTTGTCAATCAGCTTCCGAAAGCAATCTGGGAATCCCATAGCTCGTAGCACGTGATCTAAAAAATACCAATCTacttgatcatatgttttactCATGTCAATTTTCAGCATGATATTTCCATCTCTCACCTTCCTATTCAGTAACCGTGTCATCTCTTGGGGAaggaaaatattctaaaaattattCCTACCCTTCACAAATGCCCCCTGCTCGGATGAAATAATACTTCTAAGGATCCCAGACATCCGATTGACTAagattttagagaaaaaaaccTTATAAATGAGGTTACAAAAACTTATAGgccgaaacttatcaaaacttttAAGATTTTTCACTTTCGGGATAAGAACAATGAACGAAGCAGTGAAAAATCTAGGAAGCACCGTACCTTGAAAAATTTCTTTCACAGCAGCCATAATATCCTTTTTCACCAAATTCCAGCATGTCAAATAAAAAGCAGACCCAAAACCATCAGCCCTGGGCTACTGTCCGCACTGATTGatgaaataactatttttacTTCCTCTTCCGTTGGCTCCACCATCAACTCCCAAGTATCTTCTATTGATAAAATATGAGGGAACAAATGGTCCAGATTTGGCAAATCTACCATCTCCTCCTGCGAAAGGAAatgctcaaaatatttaacCCCTCCTCATGTACTCTTTCTGGGAAATCCAACACACGACCATCTGGAAGCTTCATTTGTGTCACACAAGCCCTCTTCCTCCTTTGCACAATAACGACATGGAAAAAATTTGTATTACGGTCCCCTTCTAATCCTCACTTATTTTTTGCCTGCTGTGCCAATCGAGTATCTTTCCTTAAACTCCAGACCTCAAGTTCTACCTTAGTAACCAAAAAATCCTCTTCCACTTCTGCAGAAAAATTTGATTGTAACACCCCCTCTAGAATCTCAATCCATTCCTCCAGCTCCCAAATAATCCCATCTACTCtaccaaaaacatttttattccagCTTCTCAATTTAATCTTCAACCGCTTTAATTTCTCAGCTAATATAAATAAACCACTACTACTCATTGTTGGTTCCTTCCAAGAACTTTCTACTACATTTAAAATATCAACATGTGATATCCACATATTCTGAAAACATAAAGAAGAAGGACCATACCGCACAAACCTCGAAACTAGCTTTAAGACAATTGGCGAATGATCCGAAGTCTTTCTACTTAATAATTATGCCGAGGCATCACCAAACTTGGAAAGAAACAAATTATTCACAAGTACACGATCCAATTTTGCCCAACTTCGCGCCATACCGgattggccattacaccaagacatttgtttttcatgtaaTTGGAAATCTATCAACCCACACCTATTAATACGTTCATTAAAATCCTCTATAGCACCAAGAGGTCTCGGCCTCCTACCAATGCGTTCATCATCCgcccttataatattaaaatcacccaatACCATACATGGCACCCCCACACCCGAGATACCATTCAAGTGTTCCCATAAAACTTTACGTTCAGTCTGAGTGCACTTCGCATACACAAAAGTACCTAACAACACCATACCATTTTTGGAGAACAATCCAGTAATAGACTGATTTAAAATACCAACCAGATCCATTACCATATCATCTTTTCAATAAATCCAAGTTTTACCACCTGCCTCCATATTTGAATTATACTGCGAAAACTCGATAGATTGAGACCACCTTTATAAATTCTCCACACTTTGAAACAGCTCTGAAATAACTAGAATAGAAATATCAAACTTACGAATCAGTTTAATTTCTTACCCAATTTTTTGTCGTGTCCAATCctctaataatttaaaataaaacattatcaatcataaatttaatttttgagggAGGGCCTTTACCCTTCGAGATTTTCGTAACACTAACTCCCTACCCACACCTTTACCAGCCCCACTCGGCTTTGAGCCTGGATCGGTACAATAATCTTTTTGTACATCGAAATCATTATCCCCATCCCCATCAGAAAGCACTTCAAATCTATCTGTTAGAATTTCTCACTTCAATACCAGCAACTGAAAAACCACATTCACCGTCCATATTAATATTGATTGGTTTTACCTTTTATTGTTTAGATGTGAAATTATGAGATGTATTTCGTTTGAACACAAACAACCTCCGTctcttccaataaaaatgtCCTTTTTAATTTTCCCAAGTCTTCGCAAATTGTCATAACGAtggtaatatattataaagaaactttatactatatatttcttaattattacgtggtttatcaatttttttattttatttaaacgcATATATATTTAAGCTGCTAAGCATTAAGATAGAAGAGtactaaaaatgaaaaattatatattgattatgaTATGGTTTGAAAAgtgaaattagataaaattattttagaagaaagttgaaagtataataaaatattattttataatattattattgttttgaaatttaaaaattgaattgtttattatattttataaaaattaaaaaaaaattataatggaaAGACGAGACTGACTGTTCAAACCGGACAATTTCAAGTCTTGCGCGTGAAAGTGGAAAAGAGAGGCAGAGAGATCATATCCTACGTAGAATATGTTGCAATGAATGACCGTTGactctcaaaaagaaaaagtccaataaattcaacaaaacgcgtctctaattttattttccactAATTTCCATCTCCCTTCGTAGATGGTAGGGGGAAAAGAAACAGATGTTTAATTGGCCACATTCAACCCCTGCAGAGTGCAGATCAGAGGGCATAGATAGATCgatcatttttcatgaatatgcaagaaaaaagaaaagtcgTTTAAAGAACGGAAACCATGTTTTTATTAGAGAAGCTGGTAATCTcttttacatattatttgaaTTGGCGGAAAAAGGAGAGTCGACATGAGAGACAGGCAGAAAGGGAAAGACTGTTTCTAGAGAACGGAAGCAAGGTCTTGGAGGAGCTGGTTGCCACTTGTAATGGCAAGCATACTCCAATCCGTAGCTTCTCCCATGAAGAACTCAGGTTAGCAACCAATAACTTTGACGGTCGTCGTGTTCTTAATGAAATCAGGAGTTATAAATGGTACAAGGGTTCTCTCGACGACCGAACAATTTCCATTAAGAAGTACGAAAAAGATTGGATCGAGCATGAGTATGTCGTCACCGATATCGCCATTTCTGCAAAAGTAAGCGCTCACCAGAATATTTTGAAGCTAGTAGGGTGCTGTCTCGAGACTCAACTGCCCACTTTAGTATATGAATCTGCCGATGGGACCCTTGCCGATCGTATCTATCTTTTCAAAGACGATGGAACTCGGAACGAATGTCAGCCCATGGCATGGCAGAGCAGGTTGAAGATTACTAGGA
Protein-coding sequences here:
- the LOC109014140 gene encoding high mobility group B protein 3-like; translation: MKGGKSKADTRKTDSRLKSKDAGVGKRQSKKAAKDPNKPKRPASAFFVFMEEFRKVYAKEHPNNKAVSAVGKAGGEKWKSLSESEKAPFVAKAEKRKAEYNKNMQAYNKKLAGGNGADEEESDKSKSEVNDEEEEDESGEEEEEDDE
- the LOC109014138 gene encoding non-functional pseudokinase ZED1-like, coding for MLLEKLVISWRKKESRHERQAERERLFLDNGSKVLEKLVATCNGKHTPIRSFSYEELRLETDNFDYHRVLHDHRMEYPTWYKGSLNNRTCSIKYENRGIETVVNDIAISAKVSAHKNVLKLVGCCLETQPPTLVYESADGILADRIYVIKDDGTRKECQPIAWQSRLKIAREIAHAVAYLHNAFSRPIIHRDINLENILLNQHDVPKLTGFWVSISIPEGETYVEDSLCGTAGYICPSYYATGRVTEKTDVYSFGMLLLEILTSQYPLDCRATSADDEGDPSFVNYLRTRAISEIVDPALMVDGSESGVIGREEQLQSVLQLALTCIDEDPEIRPTMIDVTEELRRIERFVS